The Candidatus Poribacteria bacterium genomic sequence CTGAGTCTTTGATGGGGAATGCCCCAACCACTCTGGGAGGGGCTTCAAAAGATTACCCTCAGTTTCTTGGACCACATCGCAATGGGACGGTTCAAGGGATAAAATTAGCGCGGGATTGGTCGGAACGTCCGCCCCAGCTTTTATGGCGACAGCCCATCGGTGCCGGTTGGTCGGCTTTTGCCGTGGCTGGAAATTCAGCGATCACCCAAGAGCAGCGCGGCGAGTATGAGATGGTTGTTTGCTACGATCTGCATTCCGGCCGAGAGCAATGGAGCCATAGCGACCGCGACAGATATGAAGCAACGCCTGCCGGTGTTGGTCCCCGTGCAACGCCAACAATCGTGGCAGATAGGGTATACACGCTAGGTGCGACCGGCCTCCTCAATTGCTTGGATTTGGCAACCGGAGAACGTATTTGGTCGGAGGATATCCTCTATGATAACGACGCTGAGCTTGCGTCGTGGGGAATGAGTGGTTCACCGCTTGTTCTGGAGGACCTTGTGGTGGTGAGCGCAGGAGGTGGGACAGGCAAGTCGTTAGTCGCCTATCACAAGGATACGGGGGAGCGCGTCTGGCGGGATGGCAGCGATCCGGCGGGATATAGCTCGCCGTTGATTACGACGCTCGCAGGTGTACCTCAGATCCTTATTTTTAATTATGGGAGCGTAACTGCCCATGACCCAAGCGACGGGCAAGTCCTCTGGCAGCAGCCTTGGCCCAATACCACCGAATGTATCGCTCAACCGGTGCCACTGCCGGAAGACCACCTTTTCGTCTCAAGTGGGTACGGTATCGGCTGCAAGCTATTCCAAATCTTACGCCATGAAGATAATCAATTGAAAGCCACTCTCGTGTGGGAAACACCCCGGCTCAAAGCGAAGTTCACAAATGTCGTTTACCGAGATGGATATATCTACGGGTTGGACGATGGTGTGCTTGTGTGTCTTGATCTCGCGGACGGACAACGCAAGTGGAAGCGTGGTCGCTACGGGCATGGACAGGTGATATTGGTTGATGGTCCCGACGAAATTAAGGATCAGAATAGGCTACTCCTTGTGAGTGCAGAGTCCGGCGATGTTCTCTTAGTTGAAGTCAATCCGAACGAGAGCAGAGAGCTATCGCGTTTTCCTGCGCTAGCCAGTAAAACGTGGAATAATCCCGCCCTCGCTGGACAATATCTGCTTGTGAGGAACGATAGAGAGGCGGCGTGTTATGAGTTACCTTTGGATTAACAGGAAAACCAGAAAACGGGAACCCCCTCCGCGAATCACGCCAATCTTCACGAATTAAAAGAGCCCGGTAGGTGCGGTTTGCAACCGCACCTACCGGGACTGGGGAAAATACCGTACCTACCGGGGGCGAAAGCGTCTATTGATTTTTAGAATTTACTATAAAAGCAGGTAAAACATGAATCAAACTATGACAGACAAAGTCCGTCTCAGCGTTTCAGAGACAAAAGGGATTCCTCGTCAAAATGCACCTATCACGCAAGGCGTCCCGTTGCCAAAGGGCGCATTACGTAATCTGGATTCGGTTTGGGTCGAGGATAGCGCTGGACAACCGGTAGCGGCGCAGTTTCGGACGTTGAGCCGCTGGGAGGACGGAAGTCTGAAGTGGGTGCTAACCGATTTCTCGGCAGACGTGCCAACCGAAGGGCAAGCCGATTATGCTTTCTGCTATGGTCAGAAACCTGCATCAATTCCGTTAAATGGGACAATCCAAATCGAAGAGAGCGATGACCGAATTACTGTCTGTACTGGACCGCTGCGATTTGTCGTCAATCGTCAACAATTTTCGCTGATTGAATCCGCTGAATTGGGGAATGTGGACGCGAAGGGCGAATTCTTTCCGGAGTGCGAAGTTGTCAGCGAAGATGGCACTTCTAAAGGTGAGGCGTGGGTGCGTATCTGTGAGTCATTTGACAGCACGGAGGGGAAACGTTACCTCTACGGAATGGGCGGGGACTGTTTGGCTTCCCTTGCAAAGGAGGATTACTCCGTAGAACTAGAGGAGGTAGGACCCCTACGGGCGGTCATCAAGTGCACTGGAGCTTTTGAGGCGGATATCCCTATGCACCACTACGCGGGATACCGACCGTTTCAGTTGGTGACGCGGATTTACGCCTACG encodes the following:
- a CDS encoding PQQ-like beta-propeller repeat protein: MSTRHSQSRIRWLPVVIIVALAILAIILLWSVDAPHRQSRVLHTVLVLMLSFLLMLLWLLFFSRLRWKVRLLAFGAVVLIILLSTMLFRVKGFSGDLVPLLEWRWGEKAAESLMGNAPTTLGGASKDYPQFLGPHRNGTVQGIKLARDWSERPPQLLWRQPIGAGWSAFAVAGNSAITQEQRGEYEMVVCYDLHSGREQWSHSDRDRYEATPAGVGPRATPTIVADRVYTLGATGLLNCLDLATGERIWSEDILYDNDAELASWGMSGSPLVLEDLVVVSAGGGTGKSLVAYHKDTGERVWRDGSDPAGYSSPLITTLAGVPQILIFNYGSVTAHDPSDGQVLWQQPWPNTTECIAQPVPLPEDHLFVSSGYGIGCKLFQILRHEDNQLKATLVWETPRLKAKFTNVVYRDGYIYGLDDGVLVCLDLADGQRKWKRGRYGHGQVILVDGPDEIKDQNRLLLVSAESGDVLLVEVNPNESRELSRFPALASKTWNNPALAGQYLLVRNDREAACYELPLD